A genomic window from Streptomyces sp. NBC_00234 includes:
- a CDS encoding aldo/keto reductase: MTSLRTLGSSDLQVFPLALGGNVFGWTADEIQSFAVLDAYAAAGGNFIDTADSYSAWAPGNEGGESETVVGKWLASRGNRSDIVVATKVGAHPSYKGLSAATIKGAAEESLRRLGTDHIDLYYTHFDDESVPVEEIVTALDQLVKEGKVREIAASNISPERLRASLDFSESEGLARYVALQPHYNLVSRDTYEGALQDTAAEAGLASVPYFALASGFLTGKYRAGAAVESARAEKAGQHLETERGRKVLAALDKVATEHGAEIATVALAWLAARPTVVAPIASARTVEQVPALVAVAGLRLSEQELTALTEASA, translated from the coding sequence ATGACCTCTCTGCGCACGCTCGGCTCCTCCGACCTCCAGGTCTTCCCCCTCGCACTCGGCGGCAACGTCTTCGGCTGGACGGCCGACGAGATACAGTCCTTCGCCGTCCTGGATGCCTATGCCGCGGCGGGCGGCAACTTCATCGACACCGCCGACTCCTACTCCGCCTGGGCACCGGGCAACGAGGGCGGCGAGTCGGAGACCGTCGTCGGCAAGTGGCTCGCCTCGCGCGGCAACCGCTCCGACATCGTCGTCGCCACGAAGGTCGGCGCCCACCCCTCGTACAAGGGGCTCTCCGCCGCCACGATCAAGGGCGCGGCCGAGGAATCGCTGCGCCGGCTCGGCACCGACCACATCGACCTCTACTACACGCACTTCGACGACGAGTCCGTCCCGGTCGAGGAGATCGTCACCGCCCTCGACCAGCTGGTGAAGGAAGGCAAGGTGCGCGAGATCGCGGCTTCCAACATCAGCCCGGAGCGGCTGCGGGCCTCCCTGGACTTCTCCGAGAGCGAGGGACTGGCCCGGTACGTCGCGCTGCAGCCGCACTACAACCTCGTCTCGCGCGACACCTACGAGGGCGCGCTCCAGGACACGGCCGCCGAGGCCGGTCTCGCCTCCGTCCCGTACTTCGCCCTCGCCTCGGGCTTCCTGACCGGCAAGTACCGGGCAGGGGCCGCGGTCGAGAGCGCCCGCGCAGAGAAGGCCGGCCAGCACTTGGAGACGGAGCGCGGCCGCAAGGTGCTCGCCGCACTCGACAAGGTCGCGACGGAGCACGGCGCCGAGATCGCCACCGTCGCCCTGGCCTGGCTGGCCGCCCGTCCGACCGTGGTGGCGCCGATCGCGTCGGCCCGTACGGTCGAGCAGGTGCCCGCGCTGGTCGCCGTCGCCGGACTCCGGCTGTCCGAGCAGGAGCTGACGGCGCTGACGGAGGCGTCCGCCTGA
- a CDS encoding M23 family metallopeptidase — MASNKPAPEAPSPFATDTLGGQDRTWEEWNPTEESIRPVRGRHRVAKQRGLARSSTVLGVGVIAAVGAGGMATAQGKPPVSISLPDSIADNLPDAKSFPGVGSLMSDDSDANDATTAASSSPLTTAGITTAEAEQGTTDAGEALRSRILQQAEQQQASADAEARAAEEKAAAEKAAAEAKAQQDAAEAKAAAEKKAAEEAAARKAEAERLAKLAASFALPLSSYTITSTYGQAGSMWSSGYHTGLDFAAQAGAPIKAVHGGTVTSAGWNTAYGYHTVIELDDGTEVTYSHQSSMNVSAGQQVNTGDVIGRVGATGNAYGAHLHLEVHTAGGSDIDPMSWLRSKGLTV; from the coding sequence GTGGCGTCCAACAAGCCTGCCCCCGAGGCCCCGTCACCCTTCGCCACCGATACTCTCGGCGGCCAGGACAGGACCTGGGAGGAATGGAATCCCACCGAGGAGTCCATCCGGCCCGTTCGCGGCAGGCACCGCGTAGCCAAGCAGCGCGGTCTCGCTCGTAGCTCCACCGTCCTCGGGGTCGGCGTCATCGCGGCCGTCGGTGCGGGTGGCATGGCCACCGCCCAGGGCAAGCCGCCGGTCTCCATCTCTCTTCCCGATTCCATCGCGGACAATCTGCCCGACGCCAAGTCGTTCCCCGGCGTGGGCTCCCTGATGTCCGACGACTCCGACGCGAACGACGCCACCACGGCCGCGTCGTCCTCCCCGCTCACCACCGCCGGCATCACCACCGCCGAGGCCGAGCAGGGCACGACGGACGCCGGCGAGGCACTGCGCAGCCGGATCCTCCAGCAGGCCGAGCAGCAGCAGGCCAGCGCCGACGCCGAGGCCAGGGCCGCCGAGGAGAAGGCGGCAGCCGAGAAGGCCGCCGCCGAGGCCAAGGCCCAGCAGGACGCGGCCGAGGCCAAGGCCGCCGCCGAGAAGAAGGCGGCCGAAGAGGCAGCCGCGCGCAAGGCGGAGGCCGAGCGCCTCGCCAAGCTGGCCGCCAGCTTCGCCCTGCCGCTCTCCTCGTACACGATCACCTCGACCTACGGTCAGGCCGGCAGCATGTGGTCCTCCGGCTACCACACCGGCCTCGACTTCGCGGCGCAGGCGGGCGCACCGATCAAGGCCGTGCACGGCGGGACCGTCACGTCGGCCGGCTGGAACACCGCGTACGGCTACCACACCGTCATCGAGCTCGACGACGGCACCGAGGTCACGTACAGCCACCAGTCCTCGATGAACGTCTCCGCGGGCCAGCAGGTCAACACCGGCGACGTCATCGGCCGTGTCGGCGCGACCGGCAACGCGTACGGTGCGCACCTCCACCTGGAGGTCCACACCGCGGGCGGCTCGGACATCGACCCGATGAGCTGGCTGCGCAGCAAGGGCCTCACGGTCTGA
- a CDS encoding sporulation protein, which yields MSREQRGPNEKLGTVLALAGISNAGLARRVNDLGAQRGLTLRYDKTSVARWVSKGMVPQGAAPHLIAAAIGAKLGRPVPLHEIGLADADPAPEVGLAFPRDVAEAVRSATDLYRLDLAGRRGGGGIWQSLAGSFSVSAYATPASRWLITPADSSVARDSTAAEAAILGAPGSQGAPGAHGAHAAVPVQPGPDSVFDASPLRVGHSDVTKLREAAQDARRWDSKYGGGDWRSSMVPECLRVDAAPLLLGSYSDEVGRALFGASAELTRLAGWMAFDTGQQEAAQRYYIQALRLARAAADVPLGGYVLASMSLQATYRGFADEGVDLAQAAVERNRGLATARTMSFFRLVEARAHAKAGDAPAAGAALKAAESWLERSRTGDADPPWLGFYSYDRFAADAAECYRDLKAPRQVRRFTEQALSKPTEEFVRSHGLRLVVSAVAELESGNLDAACAAGTRAVEVAGRISSARTTEYVRDLLHRLEPYGDEPRVAELRERARPLLVAPA from the coding sequence ATGTCCAGGGAGCAACGCGGGCCGAACGAGAAGCTCGGCACGGTTCTCGCCCTCGCGGGAATCAGTAACGCCGGGCTCGCCCGGCGGGTCAACGACCTCGGAGCGCAGCGCGGTCTGACACTTCGGTACGACAAGACCTCGGTGGCCCGGTGGGTCTCCAAGGGCATGGTGCCCCAGGGCGCCGCGCCCCATCTCATCGCTGCGGCGATCGGCGCCAAACTCGGCCGCCCGGTCCCGCTCCACGAGATCGGGCTCGCGGATGCCGACCCGGCGCCCGAAGTCGGCCTGGCCTTTCCCAGGGACGTGGCCGAGGCGGTGCGCTCGGCGACCGATCTGTACCGGCTGGATCTGGCCGGACGGCGGGGCGGCGGCGGGATCTGGCAGTCCCTGGCCGGATCGTTCTCCGTCAGCGCGTACGCGACACCCGCGTCCCGCTGGCTGATAACGCCCGCCGACTCCTCGGTGGCACGGGACTCCACGGCCGCGGAGGCCGCGATCCTCGGAGCACCGGGATCGCAGGGCGCGCCCGGAGCGCACGGAGCGCACGCCGCCGTGCCGGTGCAGCCCGGACCGGACTCGGTCTTCGACGCCTCGCCCCTGCGGGTCGGCCACAGCGATGTGACCAAGCTCCGGGAGGCGGCCCAGGACGCACGCCGCTGGGACTCCAAGTACGGCGGCGGGGACTGGCGTTCCTCGATGGTCCCGGAGTGCTTACGCGTCGACGCCGCACCCCTGCTCCTCGGTTCGTACAGCGACGAGGTGGGCCGCGCGCTGTTCGGTGCGTCGGCCGAACTGACCAGGCTCGCCGGGTGGATGGCGTTCGACACCGGCCAGCAGGAGGCCGCGCAGCGCTACTACATCCAGGCACTGCGCCTGGCACGCGCCGCCGCCGACGTCCCGCTCGGTGGCTATGTGCTGGCCTCGATGTCCCTCCAGGCGACCTACCGCGGCTTCGCCGACGAGGGCGTGGACCTCGCGCAGGCCGCCGTCGAGCGCAACCGCGGCCTCGCCACCGCCCGCACCATGAGCTTCTTCCGGCTCGTGGAGGCACGCGCCCACGCGAAGGCGGGCGACGCACCCGCCGCCGGAGCCGCGCTCAAGGCCGCCGAGAGCTGGCTGGAACGCTCACGGACCGGCGACGCCGACCCGCCGTGGCTGGGCTTCTACTCGTACGACAGGTTCGCGGCCGACGCCGCCGAGTGCTACCGCGACCTGAAGGCGCCCCGGCAGGTGCGGCGCTTCACCGAGCAGGCGCTGTCCAAACCGACGGAGGAGTTCGTCCGCTCGCACGGCCTGCGCCTCGTCGTGTCGGCGGTCGCCGAGCTGGAGTCGGGCAACCTCGACGCGGCGTGCGCGGCGGGGACGCGTGCGGTGGAGGTGGCGGGGCGGATCTCCTCGGCACGCACCACGGAGTACGTACGGGACCTGCTGCACCGGCTGGAGCCGTACGGGGACGAGCCGCGGGTCGCCGAGCTGCGGGAGCGGGCCCGGCCGCTCCTGGTGGCTCCGGCGTAA
- the trmB gene encoding tRNA (guanosine(46)-N7)-methyltransferase TrmB — MSESLNPTPETPGATDDAAALRAASFERMRRLRQEPRFPGGPAADPAGSHHERRIRSFQPRRSRVTAGQEDALQRLWPKWGLDIDGLRVLDLPELFDGLPVILEIGFGMGEATAQMAADDPGTGILAVDVHTPGQGNLLALADRAGLTNVRVANGDAIILLREMLAPEALDGLRVYFPDPWPKARHHKRRLIQPEFLDLVAGRMNPGAVVHCATDWEPYAEQMLEVLTAHPLFANTQADGGYAPRPAFRPLTRFEGQGLDKGHVVHDLLFARV, encoded by the coding sequence GTGTCTGAGTCCCTGAACCCCACCCCCGAGACGCCCGGCGCCACGGACGACGCGGCTGCCCTGCGTGCCGCCTCCTTCGAGCGGATGCGCCGGCTGCGCCAGGAGCCCCGCTTCCCCGGCGGGCCGGCCGCAGATCCCGCCGGCTCGCACCACGAGCGCCGGATCCGCAGTTTCCAGCCCCGCCGCAGCCGGGTCACCGCAGGCCAGGAGGACGCCCTCCAGCGGCTGTGGCCGAAGTGGGGCCTGGACATCGACGGGCTGCGCGTCCTCGATCTGCCCGAGCTCTTCGACGGGCTGCCCGTGATCCTGGAGATCGGCTTCGGGATGGGTGAGGCCACCGCGCAGATGGCGGCCGACGACCCGGGCACCGGCATTCTCGCCGTCGACGTGCACACCCCCGGCCAGGGCAATCTGCTCGCCCTCGCGGACCGGGCGGGTCTGACCAACGTCCGGGTCGCCAACGGCGACGCGATCATCCTGCTGCGCGAGATGCTGGCGCCCGAGGCGCTCGACGGCCTGCGGGTGTACTTCCCCGACCCCTGGCCCAAGGCCCGCCACCACAAGCGGCGGCTGATCCAGCCGGAGTTCCTCGACCTGGTGGCAGGGCGGATGAACCCGGGCGCCGTGGTCCACTGCGCGACCGACTGGGAGCCGTACGCGGAGCAGATGCTGGAGGTGCTCACCGCGCATCCCCTCTTCGCGAACACCCAGGCGGACGGCGGTTACGCGCCACGGCCCGCGTTCCGGCCCCTGACCCGGTTCGAGGGCCAGGGCCTGGACAAGGGACACGTCGTGCACGACCTGCTCTTCGCCCGCGTCTGA
- a CDS encoding PrsW family intramembrane metalloprotease gives MSEWSAQHQQPQPAVPVLEEQRLGEILGAVPERGRWRYRPRRVGLVWRSKAFRAGAVISVLALCGLLILSLVREQTGTEGFLVGLGLALLPVPLLMAAFRWLDRVEPGPWRNLLFSFAWGACAAALVAITANTFAARWIATATADPSSADTLGATVIAPVVEESAKAAAVLLIFLFRRREFSGVVDGIVVAGFTATGFAFTENILYLGNAFGEDQQLGSTGLGAVTAGTFFVRVVMSPFAHPLFTVLTGIGFGIAALSARRHRVRRIAVPLLGLVLAMGMHALWNGSSTFGTYGFFAVYGAFMVPAFALVTWLAIWSRQKELRTLAAELPAYAAAGWLSPAEPAALSSMRARGMARDVARHWNSRQDRAGGRAAARSVAEYESFATSLAVLRRRARRGAVGPDFAVREQELLHHLWQRRDVAGPALTYAAHATGRIRQPRPAVPFPAPHQWYGGYNPYLGPAQGPYPNPAPPGAGFPYRQRPYDSHRRRAH, from the coding sequence GTGTCCGAATGGTCCGCGCAGCACCAGCAACCGCAGCCGGCCGTCCCGGTTCTCGAGGAGCAACGGCTCGGCGAGATCCTGGGCGCCGTGCCGGAGCGTGGCCGGTGGCGTTACCGGCCGCGCCGCGTCGGCCTGGTGTGGCGCAGCAAGGCGTTCCGCGCCGGTGCGGTGATATCCGTCCTCGCGCTCTGCGGGCTGCTCATCCTGTCCCTCGTCCGCGAACAGACCGGTACGGAGGGCTTCCTCGTCGGGCTCGGGCTCGCTCTGCTGCCCGTACCGCTGCTGATGGCGGCCTTCCGCTGGCTGGACCGGGTCGAACCGGGTCCCTGGCGGAATCTGCTGTTCTCCTTCGCCTGGGGTGCGTGCGCCGCCGCGCTCGTGGCGATCACCGCGAACACGTTCGCGGCCCGTTGGATAGCCACGGCGACCGCGGACCCGTCGAGCGCCGACACCCTGGGCGCCACGGTGATAGCGCCGGTCGTCGAGGAGAGCGCGAAGGCCGCCGCGGTTCTGCTGATCTTCCTCTTCCGGAGACGGGAGTTCAGCGGCGTCGTCGACGGCATCGTGGTCGCCGGTTTCACCGCCACCGGCTTCGCGTTCACCGAGAACATCCTCTATCTGGGCAACGCCTTCGGCGAGGACCAGCAGTTGGGCAGCACGGGCCTCGGCGCGGTGACGGCCGGGACGTTCTTCGTCCGGGTCGTGATGTCGCCGTTCGCCCATCCCCTGTTCACCGTGCTCACCGGCATCGGCTTCGGGATCGCCGCGCTCAGCGCGCGGCGCCACCGGGTCCGCCGGATCGCGGTGCCGCTGCTGGGGCTGGTCCTCGCCATGGGCATGCACGCCCTGTGGAACGGCTCGTCGACCTTCGGCACGTACGGATTCTTCGCCGTGTACGGGGCGTTCATGGTCCCGGCGTTCGCCCTGGTGACCTGGCTGGCGATCTGGTCGCGCCAGAAGGAGCTGCGGACCCTCGCAGCCGAGCTGCCCGCGTACGCGGCGGCGGGCTGGCTCTCGCCCGCCGAACCGGCGGCGCTCTCCTCGATGCGGGCCCGCGGTATGGCCCGGGACGTGGCCCGCCACTGGAACAGCCGTCAGGACCGGGCCGGCGGCAGGGCCGCAGCCCGGTCGGTGGCCGAGTACGAGTCGTTCGCGACCTCGCTGGCCGTGCTGCGACGAAGGGCCCGCCGCGGTGCGGTGGGCCCGGACTTCGCCGTACGGGAGCAGGAGCTGCTGCACCACCTCTGGCAGCGCAGGGACGTGGCGGGACCGGCCCTGACGTACGCGGCGCATGCGACGGGCCGGATCAGGCAGCCCCGTCCGGCGGTACCGTTCCCGGCCCCGCACCAGTGGTACGGCGGCTACAACCCCTACCTCGGCCCGGCCCAGGGCCCGTACCCGAACCCGGCACCGCCGGGCGCCGGGTTCCCGTACCGGCAGCGCCCCTACGACTCACATCGCCGTCGGGCGCACTGA
- the lhgO gene encoding L-2-hydroxyglutarate oxidase: MTTHAAYDCEVLVIGGGIVGLSTAYAITRTAPGTRVTVLEKEWGPARHQTGRNSGVIHSGIYYRPGSLKARFAVRGGAELVDFCAEHGIAHAVTGKLIVATERSELPRLHGLVQRGREHGLPVRELGPAQIAEYEPHVRGLAAIRVGTTGVCDFGAVAARFATEVSEAGGQIRYGAEVTAIDRRPWGVAVRTADGQVVRARVLVNCAGLHSDRVARLAGDEPGVRIVPFRGEYYELARERLVRGLVYPVPDPAFPFLGVHLTRGFDGSVHVGPNAVPALAREGYSWPVVRPRELAATLSWPGSWHIARRHWRYGAGELHRSLSKRAFTQAVQRLLPEVTEDDLRPSPAGVRAQAVLRDGTLVDDFLIREAPHTVHVLNAPSPAATASLPIGREVARRALLRARATGWKPPAVESGHCV, from the coding sequence ATGACGACGCACGCGGCGTACGACTGCGAGGTGCTGGTGATCGGCGGCGGGATCGTCGGTCTGTCGACGGCGTATGCGATCACGCGTACCGCTCCGGGCACCCGGGTCACGGTCCTGGAGAAGGAGTGGGGGCCGGCCCGCCATCAGACGGGGCGCAACAGCGGAGTGATCCACAGCGGTATCTACTACCGCCCGGGTTCGCTCAAGGCCCGCTTCGCGGTGCGGGGCGGCGCCGAGCTGGTCGACTTCTGCGCGGAGCACGGCATCGCCCATGCCGTGACCGGCAAGCTGATCGTCGCGACCGAGCGCTCCGAGCTCCCCCGGCTGCACGGCCTGGTGCAGCGTGGCCGTGAGCACGGCCTGCCGGTCCGGGAGCTGGGACCGGCGCAGATCGCGGAGTACGAGCCCCATGTCCGGGGCCTCGCGGCGATCCGGGTCGGCACGACGGGCGTGTGCGACTTCGGCGCCGTCGCGGCCCGCTTCGCCACGGAGGTGAGCGAGGCGGGCGGACAGATCCGTTACGGGGCCGAGGTCACCGCGATCGACCGCCGCCCCTGGGGTGTGGCGGTGCGGACGGCGGACGGCCAGGTGGTCCGGGCCAGGGTGCTGGTCAACTGCGCCGGTCTGCACAGCGACCGGGTCGCGCGGCTCGCGGGCGACGAGCCGGGCGTGCGGATCGTCCCCTTCCGGGGGGAGTACTACGAGCTCGCCCGGGAACGGCTGGTGCGCGGCCTGGTCTATCCGGTGCCGGACCCCGCGTTCCCCTTCCTCGGGGTGCATCTGACCCGGGGCTTCGACGGTTCCGTACACGTCGGACCGAACGCCGTACCCGCACTGGCCCGCGAGGGATACAGCTGGCCGGTCGTGCGCCCGCGTGAGCTCGCGGCCACCCTGAGCTGGCCGGGGTCCTGGCACATCGCCCGGCGCCACTGGCGGTACGGGGCCGGGGAGCTGCACCGGTCCCTGTCGAAGCGTGCGTTCACCCAGGCCGTCCAGCGGCTGCTGCCCGAGGTGACGGAGGACGATCTGCGGCCGTCCCCCGCGGGGGTCAGGGCCCAGGCGGTGCTGCGGGACGGCACGCTGGTCGACGACTTCCTGATCCGTGAGGCACCGCACACCGTGCACGTGCTGAACGCGCCCTCGCCCGCCGCCACGGCCTCGCTGCCCATCGGGAGGGAGGTGGCGCGGCGGGCCCTGCTGCGGGCTCGTGCCACGGGGTGGAAGCCACCCGCCGTAGAATCGGGGCATTGTGTCTGA